The genomic region CTGGTACGACCTCATCAATTGCGGCTTCAACCAATCGTGCTAGCCTGCACACCCAACGCAAAAACGCCCCGCACATGCGGGGCGTTTTGCTTCGTCAATATGCCTCTCAGGCGGTCGCGGCGGCAGCCTTTTTCACCGCCTCTGCCACCTGCTCCACATCCGGCACGTTGGGAATGCCGACGTGGATAACCTCACTCACGCGACCTTCGGGGTCAATCACGACCACCACGCGGTCGCAAATCCCCTTGTCTTCCAGATAGACGCCATACTTCTTGCACACGTCGCCTTTGGGGTGGAAATCCGCCAGCAAGGGGAATTCGATACCCTGCTGGGCGGCAAACGCTTTGTGCGCCCACACACTGTCCACGCTGATACCGAACACCTGCGCATCCAAATCGTTGAACACGCTCAGCGCATCACGGAAACACGCCATCTCGTTGCTACACACGGGGCTAAAATCCAGCGGGTAGAAGAGCAAGACCACCGGTTTGCCGCGGTAATCGCTCAACTTGTGCACGTTTTTATCCTGATCGGGCAATGCAAAGTCTGGCGCCATCTCTCCTGGTTGAATCATCGTCATCCTCCTCTCTCCGTTGCGTTAGAAGTGAATCGGATTGCCTTCGGTTGCCAGCGCCGCCTCGGCAATGACTTCGCTCAACGTCGGGTGCGGGTGAACGGCGTCGGCGATTTCCAGCGGTGTGCTTTCCAATTCGCGCGCAATGGTGAACTCGGCAATCAATTCAGTCACTTCGGGACCCACCATGTGCGCGCCCAGGATTTCACCAATACGGGCATCGGCAATAATCTTGACGAACCCTTCGCCTTCGCCCAGCCCCAACGCCTTGCCATTGGCGCTGAATGGGAACTTGCCCACCTTGATATCGTAGCCCTGCTCGCGCGCTTGCTGTTCGGTCAACCCCATGCTCGCCACTTGCGGGTTGCAGTAGGTCGCGCGCGGCATCATGGTGTAATCGAGCGTGTGAACATGCTTGCCCGCGAGATAATCCGCCACCACAATCCCCTGGTGCGAGGCGACGTGCGCCAGCGGCAATTTCCCCGTGACGTCGCCAATGGCGAAAATGTGCGGGATATTCGTGCGCATGTAGTCATCAATCTGAATGAAGCCGCGCTCATCGGTGGCAATACCAACGGTTTCCAGCCCAATCCCCGCCGTGTTCGGCTGAATGCCAACCGCCACCAGCACGCGCTCCACTTCCAGCACGGTCGCATCCCCACCACCCTGGGCGGGTTCCACCGTGACTTTGAGCATATCCCCTTCACGCACCACCGACGTGACTTTGCTGCTCGTCATGTACTTGATGCCCTGTTTCTTGTAGGC from Ardenticatena maritima harbors:
- a CDS encoding redoxin domain-containing protein; the encoded protein is MIQPGEMAPDFALPDQDKNVHKLSDYRGKPVVLLFYPLDFSPVCSNEMACFRDALSVFNDLDAQVFGISVDSVWAHKAFAAQQGIEFPLLADFHPKGDVCKKYGVYLEDKGICDRVVVVIDPEGRVSEVIHVGIPNVPDVEQVAEAVKKAAAATA
- the lpdA gene encoding dihydrolipoyl dehydrogenase is translated as MAEQYDLLVLGAGPGGYVAAIRAAQNGLKVGCIERENLGGVCLNWGCIPSKALIKNAELVSLINNRAKEFGFSFDNFVADYTKAIDRSRRVVKRLTGGIGFLFKKYGVEHIQGTGRLVDANTIEVDGTRYTAKHIIIATGARARTLPGIEVDGEYVQTYREAIVDKRVPKSMVIIGAGAIGMEFGYVMNAYGADVTIVEFLPRLLPLEDEEISKEVEKAYKKQGIKYMTSSKVTSVVREGDMLKVTVEPAQGGGDATVLEVERVLVAVGIQPNTAGIGLETVGIATDERGFIQIDDYMRTNIPHIFAIGDVTGKLPLAHVASHQGIVVADYLAGKHVHTLDYTMMPRATYCNPQVASMGLTEQQAREQGYDIKVGKFPFSANGKALGLGEGEGFVKIIADARIGEILGAHMVGPEVTELIAEFTIARELESTPLEIADAVHPHPTLSEVIAEAALATEGNPIHF